In the Populus trichocarpa isolate Nisqually-1 chromosome 1, P.trichocarpa_v4.1, whole genome shotgun sequence genome, caaCTGTTGGCATGTTCACTTAATGCTCTATCAATTCGCATTGTGTATCTTCCGCCTTTAATTGGCGGGGCTATGTTTTTCTGAATAATACACCTGGATATTTTATTGGGTATTTTCAGTGTAGTTGTACTCAGAATTCATTCCACTAAATAATCAGAACTTGGGATGGTTGCTGTCTTACTAGTTGTCAAGATCCCTTCGGGCATGCAATGTTGATCTTTCATTTACATTTTAAAGTGCGATAAGATGACATTGGGAGACTTCTGGACTTGAATCATGCTAGCTGCAGATACTCAAATGCTAGCTCGATTTGAATTGTGCCTGCTGATCATGCATGAAGCATACTGGTCTTGGAGGAATAAACGGGCAGGGTTACAACTGTTCTCAAAACATATTGGCCCAGAGGGGGAATGTGGCTGCCATAAAACTACATGAATTCGGATTCTATTTGGAAATTTGGATGCACAATTTAGTATCTTCATGGCGTACTGCGTGGAGGAAGAACTCGCAATGGATACTAATTAGCGGCTGCTTGTCAATGAACAAGATTTGAACCAGTGGCTCATCTTAAATTCAAGAAAGTTTTATTATATCAAGAGGGTGATGGAGACTTGGTTATGAATGCTTTCTATTCAACATTTAGCTGttaaatggattgaaaaatcatctgCCAGAATTTCCATTTATTGTGGgagatttatattttcttttcctgtgaTATTGGCCATTCAAGAGTTCACATAGCATtcaattcaaggaaaaaaaacagaggagttcatttaacataaaaataacgaGATAAAGGTATTACTATTGCTCTCGTGTCCAGTTCTCAAATTCACCAAAGAAACAGGTATTGTCGTCTACTTCTCAACGCCTGTGAATTGTAGAGCAGATAACCGGAACTTGGTGTGTAATTTAACCAACAAATCAATTAGCTAGTCGTCTTGGATAGGAACTAATGACAGCTTGCCTCCATATACATCTGGGAGCTGGCTCTCATCAATGTCGCCAAGCAGAGTGGATCTCAGTTTTTTGTTCTCGACAAAGATTATCTGCAAAAAAATTCAGTCACAAGGGGAGGATTAAGGCAAAGAAAAGACGGGCCAAAACTGCCAACCTGCATACGTGGCTTGTCTCCATGCAGTCTAAATCCAAAGTCTGTataccataataataataaaaaaaaaatctaaagattcTGGAATTTCTGGCAATTAGAcgttttggaaaaataaataaacaaaaacaggaATCATCTTTTCGAGATTCTGTCTGATAAAAAGGTTGATGGTTTCCCTGGGTACGTTTTCGTATACTAACGTTCTTGGCACAATCCAGATCTCTTCATACTCTTCGCTTTTAGATTTGCAGAAGgtttcaagaaaatataaagcTGGCGGAACTGTTTCCATAATGTTCAGCTGTTGCTGGTCCCATCAAAACGTAGGAAAATGCATATTAGCAAGGAAAGATGTTCCATACCTTCTTTTTGGTTTTGCTGTCAATAAACGGGTAGACAACCTTCCATGCAGTCATAAATATGTAGGGCACATGAACTATGAACAATTTACCTAACCTCTCTGGGAAGCAATcctgttaaaaaaacaaaaacaaaaacattcagGCTAATGATATGAGCATCTCAGCCAGAGCAATTTTTTTGTACAACTATACCACTGCTGGTGTATCTTACGGTCAcctaaatgctcattttaagaTGCACAAGAGCAAGCGAAGCGAGCTATAATCAGTATGGCTCTTTAGTTTAGTAAATGCAACAAATTAGAAGTAGCTTTTATGGAAATATTGCATGGCGGGACATCAAACCTGCAATATTGATAATGCTGCTAGATATCCACGAATATCACTATTGGTGTATCCCCACCCTTCAAGATCTGCAATGGACACAAACTTTTCCTGTCCAGCTGGCATTCTGTAAAACCCAAGATGTTGCATAAGCTTGATTGGCTTGCTCAAAACCAACGCTGAATAACAAAATTGACCTGGTTCTATGAAACTTGTGAGATTGAGAAGGAATTCTTAGATTGGATTCCATTAGAAATTGTTATTTCTAAAGGTATAGTGCTTGTACACATACCCAGCTATCTTGCTAAAATACATtgttagttttgttttattaggACGAGCCAGATAGAATGAGATTGATATGATAACATGTTGGCGTCACTACTACACTGATACTGTAACTCAAATAAATAACCGATGCCCTCTCCTCCAAAGATCATTTTCCAGGATAGCAAAAGTAGCGAAGACGAGAATTTTGTGACTGATAGAATTACCTGGCACATATTCTATCGAGAGTGTAGGCAACAAAACCTGCATGGAAAAGAAATTTCCCATGTTAGTTGAACACGGGTCTACTTTGCCATGTCagatctttaaaaaacaaaaacaaaattgttctCTTATGGTCGATGATAGAGAACAAGGCAATTTTGAAACTATCGGTTCTCATCTGCGTTACCACaggattcaaaaataaaatatgcagCTTCCAGGTTTACTACATACGCTTGAACTCCTCTAAACTTCCTTTGTAAGGCTTATGTCTGGCACCGAAAACCACAACTATGGGACGGTTCTGCTTATCAATCCCTTGCATAAACAACTTGTTTTGAGCAAGTTCATTTGGAATCTCTGATGAAGATATGAAGCCATTTGGGATAATCGATCGCCTCCAGCTTAGGTACTTTAGGAATAAGGTCGACGCCTTCTCAATGTCTAGTTCTCGAGCACGCAGAAATCTCCGGATCATCAAATCGTCTACTTCCTGAAAATCACAAGAAACACATATAACCCAGAACGCAAGTGGTGTGGATGACTGGACTCAAACACAAAttcaatcaaggaaaaaaagttgAGAATCAAGCCAAAAAACAATTAGTTGCAGCCTTGCTAAAGCTCACACCTTTCTTTTGTGCAATTTGGTAATACTGCAACTCTAAGCCTAATACTGCATTTTGCAGCCGCTGCTCTGATGTTATGTGATTGACATCATATTTTCGAAACAATTTTTATTACTAAGCAATTCAGGTTCTAAGTTAACTATCAGTGTGCGCTGTTCTTCAACTAGTACAAAGATTTAAAGCACACTCAGCATGTAATTTTCACTGATCTAATTtagaaaacataaacaaaacaaatggtaCATGATCCAGTACAAGACAGCTATATTATCAATAATTAATcctcataaaaacaaaaacccactaAGCATATTGCTtcggaagaagaaaaagagaaaaaaagaaggaacctTGACAGAGGGATCTTCTCTTTCAACAAAGGCTCTCATGAGACGCACTTTGCGTTGTTCAATCTCATTGATTTCAGTTCCATTCTCTTCCTCTTCTGTTATTATCCCATTTGATTCCTCTATGTTACTGAATTCCATTTTCTAAATTTTGTGTAAAGTCTATGGACTTTATTGTTCATCCATAAATAGAGTGATTGATTTCTCTCTGCTCTTAGAAATTGACTTTAATTCAAGGAGgagaataaaatgattttaaaatggtTCGTTTTAAGAGTAAGTTTGAGAGTGGATATacgttgatttttaaaatattttttttattttaaaatatattaaaataatatattttttataattattttttatttttaatattaatatatatataaaaataaataaaaaataaatataattttttaaaaataaaattaaaacttttttaaaaaaacttctccaaccacaattttaatataaaaatctatttaacatTGTGACAGGGTTatatttatagtaatttttgtttataaatatatcaagatattattttttatttttttaaatttatttttaattcaaaataatttgaaaaataaaaataattaaaaaaattcatttttttttaaatataaaaactaacatACTCTCATACTGATTCAGGCACCGTTAACCAAGAGGAATCTTCCGTTAACAAACCGTCCTgtaaataaaagttttaggtGAAAAACTTTCCCTGTAAATTGAAGTTAACCGGACAATTGCTGTCATGACCTGTCGAGGGCACACTCTTGCTTCTTGAGCTGTTGAAAAgtgagttgattaaaaaaaaaaaaaaaaccgactcATCACTCTCAAAAAGCTTTATCTAtctgataataaaattattatatttcacAAAGACATATATGGTTATGATATAATATATAGTCAAGTGTATAATAAACCCGGTTATTAGTTAA is a window encoding:
- the LOC7482825 gene encoding uncharacterized protein LOC7482825; translation: MEFSNIEESNGIITEEEENGTEINEIEQRKVRLMRAFVEREDPSVKEVDDLMIRRFLRARELDIEKASTLFLKYLSWRRSIIPNGFISSSEIPNELAQNKLFMQGIDKQNRPIVVVFGARHKPYKGSLEEFKRFVAYTLDRICARMPAGQEKFVSIADLEGWGYTNSDIRGYLAALSILQDCFPERLGKLFIVHVPYIFMTAWKVVYPFIDSKTKKKIIFVENKKLRSTLLGDIDESQLPDVYGGKLSLVPIQDD